CGAGCGGGTCGTTCAAATCGCTCTCAATCCCCAAGCCTGCCGCTCGAATCGGTATTTCGAAAATCAACAAAGCCGATCTGGCCCGGTTGGGGGAACAGATGCTTAAAAACACTTACGGATGGGGAGGGATGTTCGGAGAAAGAGACTGCTCGTCGATGATCCGTGACATGTATACCCCCTTTGGGATCTGGCTCCCCCGGAATTCCGCTTCGCAGGCGCGCAGAGGGGAAGTTATTTCCTTCGAAGGGCTTTCGAACGACGAAAAACTTTCGCTCATCAAAACAAAAGGGATCCCTTTTGAGACGATCGTCTATCTCAAGGGACATGTCCTCCTTTATGTCGGAACGTATCAGGATAATGTGTTGATGATGCACAACGTATGGGGTATCCGGACGATCGACAAATCAGGGAACAAAGGGCGCCGAGTCGTCGGCAAAGCGGTTATCAGTACGTTAGACCTGGGAAGTGAACTGGAAGAATTCGATCCGGAGAACCGACTGCTCAGCCGCGCCTCCAGTATGAACATTTTTACTCAAGTACCCATTACTCTCTCCAAAGAGGGCAAAGGGGCGAAAAAAAAGAAAGCGCTCTGATTTATGCTTTGATATCGAGCAAAGATCCTCTCATCTCATCCTGCGCACGGATGGAGCGGGCATTGGCTTCGCTTACGTTCTGGATTGTGACCTGATCGGTAAGTTCTTTGGACAGATCGGTCTGTGACCGCTGGCTTCCGTTGTCGGTTGCGACAGACGTATTGGCTTTTGTCCCGCCGTTTTGCGTTTCGCTGATCGTCGTTTCGCGAGGTACATACTGATCGGTATTGACGTTTGCGACGTTTTGCGCGTTGTTGTTCATGTAAGTCTGATTCGACATCATGGACGAAACGTTTGAGCTTATCATGGAAAGCTCCTTTTCATTCAGATAATGAAAGTATAAGTCCGGTCGCCTTAAACGGTTCTAGGGGCAAAAAATTAGATGTGGAATAGAATTTCCCCGATACGGGGAAACGGCAAAAAGCGGTTAGTGGAGCTCGGCGTTGAGTTTGACTTCACGGGTAGAGCGGCGGATGAGAAGTTGGCCCGTTGTAGAGTCCTGACGGTAATGGATGCCGTTGAGCCCCACCAGGTCTTTCCCTTTGAACGAAGTGCCTTCCAGTTTTGCGGAGGGGTTGGCTTCGTTGATTTTGGCAAGTTCACCAGGAGTGACCGCAAATTTCGTTCCGGCCAGTACCGCAATGCCCGCGTCGACGATACACCCGTCACCCAAAGCGATTCCCGTAACCGAGTTGGCTCCCAGCAGGGTATTTTTGCCGATGGTGACGGGGATGCCGTCGGTACCGCTGAGGACGCCAAGGATCGACGCGCCGCCTCCGACGTCTGAACCGTCACCGACGACGGCGGAGCTGGAGATGCGCCCCTCAACCATACTCACACCGGTAGTACCGGCGTTGAAATTGACGTAACTGGCTCCCGGCATAATCGTTGTTCCCGGATGCAGCTGTGCGCCGAAACGAACTTTTGAATCATCCAGAATACGGGTGTTGTTGGCCGGGATGATATGCTGCAGGAAACGGGGAAATTTGTCGACGAAATCGATTTTGGGATACTCGTTGGCGAATTTGAGTTCGATTTCGTTGGCACGGAGCCATTCGAGTTCGATCGGCTGTCCTTCGGACCATGCAACGTTGTGCAGGGCGCCGAATGCACCGTTAAGGTTGATCGAGCGCAACGGAACTTTTGCCAGC
The DNA window shown above is from Campylobacterota bacterium and carries:
- a CDS encoding tetrahydrodipicolinate N-succinyltransferase N-terminal domain-containing protein, translated to MEVLETEAAFKACVQEIQGAPGYKNPLAFGICRVDLGQLDSDKVLQATYPHINWNENFGSAAIFIKNAREQGFEIDFSADEVIVPVTLKFLEGCLNAFTPYADEAYGDAHKNIQVVSTLYSLVKENGMRDGEFRLVLLFNDAACTSVEGTYLKLYALSLAKVPLRSINLNGAFGALHNVAWSEGQPIELEWLRANEIELKFANEYPKIDFVDKFPRFLQHIIPANNTRILDDSKVRFGAQLHPGTTIMPGASYVNFNAGTTGVSMVEGRISSSAVVGDGSDVGGGASILGVLSGTDGIPVTIGKNTLLGANSVTGIALGDGCIVDAGIAVLAGTKFAVTPGELAKINEANPSAKLEGTSFKGKDLVGLNGIHYRQDSTTGQLLIRRSTREVKLNAELH